A single genomic interval of Asinibacterium sp. OR53 harbors:
- the uvrB gene encoding excinuclease ABC subunit UvrB — translation MPFKLHTTYEPAGDQPSAIRQLIDGIQSGEQFQTLLGVTGSGKTFTMANVIQELQRPTLVLTHNKTLVAQLYGEFKQFFPENAVGYFVSYYDYYQPEAYMPVTNVYIEKDLSINEELDKLRLQATSQLLSGRRDIIVVASVSCIYGMGNPTEYENGIIRIEKGQVIPRQKFLHSLVNSLYNRSQGDFTRGTFRVKGDTVDINLPYVDFGYRITFFGDEIEEIESIDTDTGKRMGLMENAAIFPANLYLAPRDIIQQVIYEIQDEMMAQVDYFKSIGKNEEAHRIKERVEYDLEMIRELGYCNGIENYSRFFDRRKPGTRPFCLLDYFPKDFLCMIDESHQTIPQIAGMYGGDRSRKLVLVEYGFRLPSAIDNRPLSFQEFESLVGQTVFVSATPGDYELEKTGGVVVEQVVRPTGLLDPPIEVRPSVNQIDDLLDEIDKRVKKGDRVLVTTLTKRMAEEMDKYLARINIKSKYIHSDVDTLERVEILRDLRLGVIDVLVGVNLLREGLDLPEVSLVAILDADKEGFLRNERSLTQTAGRAARNVDGLVIFYADKMTMSMQRTIDETGRRREKQLAYNREHGIVPQTVSKSKEQVFAQTSVLDIKGYDPSNAYAVQTQDPFVLKVAEEQETYQTIPQFEKAITKTRKEMEKAARDLDFIEAARLRDEMFRLQKELEAIK, via the coding sequence ATGCCATTCAAACTTCACACAACATACGAACCGGCCGGAGACCAGCCTTCGGCCATACGCCAGCTGATCGACGGAATACAAAGCGGCGAACAGTTTCAGACATTGCTGGGCGTAACAGGCAGTGGTAAAACGTTTACCATGGCCAATGTGATACAGGAACTGCAAAGGCCTACCCTGGTGCTCACACACAATAAAACATTGGTGGCGCAATTGTACGGCGAGTTCAAACAGTTCTTCCCGGAGAATGCTGTTGGTTATTTTGTGAGCTACTACGATTATTACCAGCCGGAAGCTTATATGCCGGTGACCAATGTATATATAGAAAAAGACCTGAGCATCAATGAAGAATTAGACAAGTTGCGTTTGCAAGCCACATCGCAACTGCTGAGCGGCCGGCGTGATATCATTGTGGTCGCAAGTGTAAGTTGCATCTACGGTATGGGTAACCCTACGGAGTATGAGAACGGGATCATCAGGATAGAAAAGGGACAGGTGATACCGCGGCAAAAATTCCTGCACAGCCTGGTGAACTCGCTGTACAACCGCAGCCAGGGCGATTTCACGAGGGGCACGTTCAGGGTAAAGGGAGATACGGTTGATATCAACCTGCCCTATGTTGATTTCGGTTACCGTATTACTTTTTTTGGGGATGAAATAGAAGAGATAGAAAGCATCGATACAGATACGGGCAAACGGATGGGACTGATGGAGAATGCCGCCATCTTCCCCGCCAACCTCTACCTGGCGCCCCGCGATATCATACAACAGGTGATCTATGAGATACAGGATGAAATGATGGCGCAGGTAGATTATTTCAAAAGCATTGGAAAAAATGAAGAAGCGCATCGCATCAAAGAGCGGGTGGAATACGACCTCGAAATGATCCGTGAGCTGGGTTATTGTAATGGTATTGAGAACTATTCAAGGTTTTTCGACAGGCGCAAGCCCGGTACGCGACCGTTCTGCCTGCTGGATTATTTCCCCAAAGATTTTTTATGTATGATCGATGAAAGTCACCAGACCATACCGCAGATCGCGGGCATGTACGGTGGCGACCGCAGCCGTAAACTGGTGCTGGTAGAATATGGATTCAGGTTACCGAGTGCGATCGACAACAGACCGTTGAGCTTCCAGGAATTCGAGTCGCTCGTGGGCCAGACCGTTTTTGTGAGTGCTACTCCTGGTGATTACGAACTGGAGAAAACAGGCGGCGTGGTGGTGGAACAGGTAGTAAGACCTACAGGTTTATTGGACCCGCCGATAGAAGTGCGGCCCAGTGTGAACCAGATAGATGACCTGCTGGATGAAATAGACAAGCGTGTGAAAAAGGGCGACCGTGTGCTGGTGACTACTCTTACCAAACGCATGGCGGAGGAGATGGACAAATACCTGGCGCGCATCAACATCAAATCAAAATACATACACAGCGATGTGGATACACTGGAACGAGTGGAAATATTGCGCGATCTAAGATTGGGTGTAATAGATGTATTGGTTGGTGTGAACCTCTTGCGCGAAGGACTCGATCTGCCCGAAGTATCCTTGGTGGCCATATTGGATGCCGATAAAGAAGGGTTCCTGCGTAATGAGCGGTCGCTGACCCAGACAGCAGGGCGCGCCGCGCGTAATGTGGATGGATTGGTGATCTTTTATGCCGATAAGATGACGATGAGCATGCAGCGCACAATTGATGAGACCGGCCGCAGAAGAGAAAAACAATTAGCGTATAATCGCGAACACGGCATTGTTCCGCAAACGGTGAGCAAGAGCAAAGAGCAGGTTTTTGCACAAACATCGGTACTTGATATCAAAGGATATGATCCTTCGAACGCGTATGCCGTGCAGACCCAAGATCCCTTTGTATTGAAAGTAGCTGAGGAGCAGGAAACCTATCAAACCATTCCTCAGTTCGAAAAAGCCATTACTAAAACGCGTAAAGAAATGGAAAAAGCAGCCCGCGATCTGGACTTTATTGAAGCGGCCCGCCTGCGCGATGAAATGTTCAGGCTGCAAAAAGAGCTGGAAGCGATCAAGTAA
- a CDS encoding esterase-like activity of phytase family protein codes for MRKRIGLIVLTGMMTACAAQRHTTPTIPISALKLLAVEEIPYDARFKGTTVGGLSGIDYDSTQQSYYLISDDRSALQPARFYTMKIYLNNQGFDSLRITDVVTLLQPDGHPFPNTQQDPAHTPDPEALRYDPVRKQMVWTSEGERIVSNKDTVLENPSIHFIEPDGKFIDSIPLPRNLWMHANEKGPRRNGVLEGITYANGYQTLYVSLEEPRYEDGERADIRPNDAWVRIYRFNRENLRNTAQYAYKLEPIAYPTFPANAFKINGIPDILSAGGTRLLVMERSFSTGRMPCTIKIFLTDYSKAEDISKVNSLKRKPPTRPLKKKLLLNMDDLGIYVDNVEGMTFGPTLPNGHRTLLMVSDNNFSQLEKTQLFLFEVMP; via the coding sequence GTGCGAAAAAGGATTGGATTGATAGTGCTCACCGGAATGATGACGGCCTGTGCTGCGCAAAGACACACAACGCCCACCATCCCGATCAGTGCATTGAAATTGTTAGCGGTTGAGGAAATACCGTATGATGCCCGGTTTAAAGGAACTACGGTAGGCGGGCTCTCGGGCATCGATTATGACAGCACACAACAATCGTATTATCTTATCAGCGACGACAGATCGGCGCTTCAGCCGGCGAGGTTCTATACGATGAAGATCTACCTGAATAACCAGGGATTCGACAGCTTACGTATAACAGACGTTGTTACGCTACTGCAACCCGATGGTCATCCCTTTCCCAACACCCAACAGGATCCCGCACATACACCTGATCCGGAAGCGCTGCGCTATGACCCGGTGAGAAAACAAATGGTGTGGACAAGCGAGGGGGAAAGGATCGTTTCAAACAAAGACACGGTATTGGAAAATCCATCCATCCATTTCATCGAGCCTGATGGAAAATTTATCGATAGCATTCCGCTGCCGCGCAATTTATGGATGCATGCAAACGAGAAAGGCCCGAGACGTAATGGTGTATTGGAAGGCATCACGTATGCAAATGGCTATCAAACCCTTTATGTAAGCCTCGAAGAACCCCGCTATGAAGATGGTGAGCGCGCAGATATCCGGCCCAATGATGCATGGGTGAGGATTTACCGTTTCAACAGAGAGAACCTGCGAAACACTGCGCAGTATGCCTATAAACTGGAACCCATTGCTTATCCGACATTTCCTGCGAATGCATTTAAAATAAACGGAATACCCGATATACTTTCTGCCGGAGGAACCAGGTTACTGGTAATGGAAAGGTCTTTTTCAACCGGCCGTATGCCTTGTACGATTAAAATTTTCCTGACGGATTACAGTAAGGCGGAAGACATTTCCAAAGTGAATTCACTGAAAAGAAAACCACCGACTCGACCCCTGAAGAAAAAATTGTTACTGAATATGGATGACCTGGGTATCTATGTGGATAATGTAGAGGGCATGACTTTCGGCCCTACGCTTCCCAATGGCCACAGAACACTTTTGATGGTGTCTGACAATAATTTTTCCCAACTGGAAAAAACACAGCTTTTCCTGTTTGAAGTGATGCCCTGA
- a CDS encoding prolyl oligopeptidase family serine peptidase, which translates to MKKFPLILCLLCALQQLAAQNLNLYEKKWFIRGNDTLRYRVLFPEKFKSSKAYPLLVFLHGSGERGNDNNAQLAHGGEVFTREAIRHYFPAIVVFPQCPAGSTWSHYKRDHHPESGNFDIITEAEPPLTLRLLKQLLDSLSESGVVDTRKIYIGGLSMGGFGTYDMITRYPDYFAAAFSICGVADIPQMMQKARNLPLWIFHGALDNVVPPIADRELYKALMTLGDQHVMYTEYPNLNHNSWDAAFAEPKLLPWLFSNKKKHKKQ; encoded by the coding sequence ATGAAAAAGTTCCCCCTGATACTGTGTCTGTTGTGCGCATTACAACAGCTTGCCGCACAAAACCTCAACCTGTACGAAAAGAAATGGTTCATCCGCGGGAATGATACATTGCGTTACAGGGTTCTGTTTCCCGAAAAATTCAAATCAAGCAAAGCATACCCATTGCTGGTTTTCCTGCATGGTTCGGGTGAAAGAGGAAACGATAACAACGCGCAGCTAGCACATGGCGGAGAGGTTTTTACGAGGGAAGCCATCAGGCATTATTTCCCGGCAATCGTTGTTTTTCCGCAATGTCCTGCCGGAAGTACCTGGTCGCACTATAAAAGGGACCATCACCCGGAATCGGGCAACTTTGATATCATCACAGAAGCGGAACCACCTTTAACTCTGAGACTGTTGAAGCAATTATTGGATAGCTTATCGGAGAGCGGCGTAGTAGATACACGCAAAATATATATCGGCGGCCTTTCCATGGGTGGCTTTGGTACCTATGATATGATCACACGTTATCCTGATTATTTTGCTGCGGCTTTTTCTATCTGTGGAGTAGCCGATATTCCGCAAATGATGCAAAAAGCCAGGAACCTGCCGCTCTGGATCTTTCATGGAGCCCTGGATAATGTAGTTCCGCCGATTGCCGACCGGGAGCTTTATAAAGCGTTGATGACACTGGGTGACCAGCACGTGATGTATACAGAATACCCCAACCTCAACCACAACAGCTGGGATGCTGCATTTGCAGAGCCCAAATTATTGCCCTGGTTGTTTTCCAATAAAAAGAAACATAAAAAACAATAG
- a CDS encoding amidase, which yields MRKLLSSVALLLAITSFAQDTLSKQDIQSAARIQDLSFTPSEIDSMYDGVKSNWSIYQLQHKQSLNNSVPMSLWQNPVLPNMRLDQKQAEIKWNYIPNIQLPKDRNDLAYYNLLQLSSLLRNKKISSVQLTRFFIDRLKKYGDSLQCVISLTESIAMQQAEQADAEIAAGKIRGPLHGIPYGLKDLFAVKGTKTTWGAAPYKDQVIEEDAYVYQRLKEAGAVLVAKFTLGALAMGDYWYGGRTRNPWNTRFGSSGSSAGSTSATVAGLIPFAIGTETWGSIVSPSSTCGATGLRPTFGSISRTGAMTLSWSLDKVGPICRNAEDAAVVFSCIHGTDGYDGSAVNRPFNYQNKVSIPKLRIGYAKNYFDKITDTSRNEWKVLEAYKKMGAALIPIDFPDSGVYRFNMMEVIISAECAAAFDEFTRSGLDDQMTRQGKNDWPNTFRVSRLIPAVEYINANRHRYLLMQQVNETMKGVDVLICPTRGSGNQLAITNLTGHPVVCMPTGFDKQYHLPTSITLIGKLYDEAILLAVAKAYQDQTPWDEMHPPQFK from the coding sequence ATGAGAAAATTACTTTCCTCAGTTGCGTTGCTATTAGCCATCACATCCTTTGCACAGGATACGTTGTCTAAGCAGGATATACAATCCGCCGCCAGGATACAGGATCTTAGCTTTACCCCCAGCGAGATAGATAGCATGTATGATGGTGTGAAAAGCAACTGGTCCATATACCAGCTGCAACACAAACAATCGCTCAACAACAGTGTTCCGATGAGTTTGTGGCAAAATCCGGTATTACCGAATATGCGCCTCGATCAAAAACAGGCGGAGATCAAATGGAATTATATTCCTAATATCCAATTACCGAAAGACCGCAATGATCTTGCTTATTATAACTTGCTTCAACTGTCATCCCTGCTGAGGAATAAAAAGATCAGTTCCGTACAGCTGACCCGTTTTTTCATCGACCGGCTCAAAAAATATGGCGACAGTCTGCAGTGTGTGATATCGCTGACAGAATCTATTGCCATGCAACAAGCGGAACAAGCAGATGCAGAGATCGCTGCCGGAAAAATCCGCGGGCCGCTGCATGGTATTCCTTACGGACTGAAAGACCTCTTCGCTGTAAAAGGCACCAAAACAACCTGGGGTGCGGCGCCGTATAAAGACCAGGTGATAGAAGAAGACGCGTATGTTTATCAAAGACTGAAAGAGGCCGGCGCTGTACTGGTAGCAAAATTTACGCTCGGGGCATTGGCCATGGGTGATTATTGGTATGGCGGAAGAACCAGGAATCCGTGGAATACCCGGTTCGGCTCTTCGGGCTCATCGGCCGGCTCTACATCGGCCACCGTTGCGGGGCTCATTCCTTTTGCCATCGGAACAGAAACCTGGGGATCGATCGTTTCACCATCTTCCACCTGCGGCGCTACGGGCTTGCGTCCCACTTTCGGAAGTATCAGCAGAACCGGCGCCATGACATTGAGCTGGAGCCTGGATAAAGTAGGCCCGATTTGTCGTAATGCAGAAGATGCTGCCGTGGTCTTTTCGTGCATCCATGGAACAGACGGATACGATGGCAGTGCGGTGAACAGGCCGTTCAACTATCAAAACAAAGTATCAATACCCAAGTTGAGAATAGGCTATGCAAAAAACTATTTCGACAAGATAACCGATACATCCAGGAACGAATGGAAAGTGCTGGAAGCCTATAAAAAAATGGGCGCAGCCCTTATTCCCATCGATTTCCCCGACAGTGGTGTATATCGTTTCAACATGATGGAAGTGATCATCAGCGCCGAATGCGCCGCTGCATTCGACGAATTTACCAGGAGCGGGCTGGATGATCAAATGACCAGGCAGGGAAAAAACGACTGGCCGAATACTTTCAGGGTATCGCGACTGATACCGGCGGTGGAATACATCAATGCCAACCGGCACCGTTACCTGCTGATGCAGCAAGTGAATGAGACCATGAAAGGAGTGGATGTGTTGATCTGTCCCACCCGAGGCAGCGGCAACCAGTTGGCCATCACCAACCTGACCGGTCATCCTGTTGTATGTATGCCTACCGGGTTCGATAAACAGTATCATTTACCCACCAGTATTACTTTAATAGGAAAATTATACGATGAGGCCATATTGCTGGCTGTTGCAAAAGCTTACCAGGATCAAACACCCTGGGATGAAATGCATCCGCCGCAATTCAAATAA
- a CDS encoding neutral zinc metallopeptidase: MRWEGDQESDNVEDRRGISGGTIAAGGGIGAIIIGIIYVLLGGNPSDVLQQTQSFQQQQQTTTANRSPEEEHLASFSKVVLRYTEDVWDSLYHASGKNYRKPTLVLFTESTQSGCGFASAITGPFYCPADEKLYLDLSFFNELQQRFKVEGEFAMAYVIAHEVGHHIQKLMGISDKMEQLRSRMSETEYNKMSVKLELQADFLAGMWAHYTQQMKKNLDDADIESALNAANAIGDDRLQQQAQGRVVPDAFTHGTSKQRMYWFKKGYDTGDLNQGDTFNAPDL, translated from the coding sequence ATGCGTTGGGAAGGCGACCAGGAAAGCGATAATGTAGAAGACCGCCGTGGCATCAGTGGCGGAACCATTGCCGCAGGTGGTGGTATTGGCGCCATCATCATCGGCATCATCTACGTATTGTTGGGCGGAAACCCATCCGATGTGCTGCAACAAACGCAGTCGTTCCAGCAACAGCAACAAACAACCACCGCAAACCGGAGCCCTGAAGAAGAACACCTTGCTTCTTTCAGCAAAGTGGTACTGAGGTATACGGAAGATGTATGGGATTCACTGTACCACGCATCCGGAAAAAATTATCGTAAGCCTACTTTGGTTTTATTTACAGAGTCAACACAATCGGGTTGTGGATTTGCGAGTGCCATCACCGGCCCCTTCTATTGTCCGGCGGATGAAAAATTATACCTCGACCTTTCTTTTTTCAATGAGCTGCAGCAACGGTTCAAAGTGGAGGGTGAATTTGCCATGGCCTATGTGATTGCACATGAAGTAGGCCATCATATCCAAAAACTAATGGGCATATCTGACAAGATGGAACAACTGCGGTCCAGGATGAGTGAAACGGAATACAATAAAATGTCTGTGAAGCTGGAACTGCAAGCCGATTTCCTCGCGGGCATGTGGGCACATTATACCCAGCAGATGAAAAAGAACCTGGATGACGCAGATATTGAATCGGCGCTCAATGCTGCCAATGCGATTGGTGACGACAGGCTGCAGCAACAAGCACAGGGACGTGTGGTGCCGGATGCTTTTACGCATGGCACATCGAAGCAAAGAATGTACTGGTTTAAAAAAGGATACGATACCGGTGATCTTAACCAGGGCGATACTTTTAATGCGCCCGACCTCTGA
- a CDS encoding methylglyoxal synthase, whose product MENIKKLGKDKRIAMIAHDYKKKDLIDWAVFNKTVLSSHSLVATGTTGKMLEKSLGRPVTQLLSGPLGGDQQIGAMIANGEVDMVIFFWDPMEAQPHDSDVKALLRLCVAWNLPMACDRATADFLITSPFMHEPYDALLPDYTGYLKRPIKEEK is encoded by the coding sequence ATGGAAAATATAAAGAAACTAGGTAAGGATAAACGCATCGCAATGATTGCGCACGATTATAAAAAGAAAGACCTGATCGATTGGGCGGTTTTCAATAAAACCGTTCTTTCATCACATAGCCTGGTTGCTACGGGAACAACAGGAAAAATGCTGGAAAAATCATTGGGAAGACCCGTTACTCAATTGTTGAGTGGTCCGCTTGGTGGTGACCAACAAATTGGCGCAATGATTGCGAACGGAGAAGTAGACATGGTGATATTTTTCTGGGATCCGATGGAAGCGCAGCCGCACGACAGCGATGTGAAAGCCTTGTTACGTCTTTGTGTTGCATGGAACCTCCCCATGGCCTGTGACAGGGCCACGGCAGATTTCCTGATCACATCTCCATTCATGCACGAACCGTATGATGCACTGCTTCCTGATTATACGGGATATCTCAAGCGCCCCATCAAAGAAGAAAAATAA
- a CDS encoding 1-acyl-sn-glycerol-3-phosphate acyltransferase, which produces MLYALLKIFVRLGLPLFCKQIQIRNKEALASKGPLLITANHPNAFLDAIIIAAYCKHRVHFLARGDFFSKPWQYKLLRLLNMMPVFKQDERKEKKELNNHSFEQAETILSQNGTLLVFIEGICVNKHELQPFKKTAARIALSCQKKMIPLSVLPVVITYDSLNGPGKTVCLEAGTTLPATALLPFSNNDQKNIQYFNQEIFNHISGALQKRARPISKELNPGAKLISIIACLLYILPYGIIQKIVRNKTRNTIFYDAVLFTTMLLLYPVYLLLITWLFHFLHLPFTWIVLMILLHLLAGWYAVQCLPYPFKNRPENGKYKETR; this is translated from the coding sequence TTGTTGTACGCGTTGCTGAAAATATTTGTCAGGCTGGGATTGCCACTATTCTGTAAACAAATACAAATACGGAATAAAGAAGCCTTAGCGAGCAAGGGTCCCTTGTTGATCACAGCCAACCATCCCAACGCATTCCTCGACGCCATCATCATAGCGGCATATTGCAAACACCGGGTGCATTTCCTGGCAAGAGGTGATTTTTTTTCAAAACCCTGGCAATATAAATTACTCCGGCTGCTGAACATGATGCCGGTGTTCAAGCAGGATGAAAGAAAAGAAAAAAAGGAACTGAACAACCACTCATTTGAACAGGCAGAAACAATACTCTCGCAAAACGGAACACTACTGGTTTTTATAGAAGGCATTTGTGTGAACAAACACGAACTGCAACCCTTTAAAAAAACTGCCGCGAGGATTGCCCTCAGCTGCCAGAAAAAAATGATACCCCTTTCTGTTCTTCCTGTTGTAATTACTTACGATTCTTTGAACGGACCAGGAAAGACTGTTTGCCTTGAGGCTGGTACGACCCTGCCGGCAACAGCGCTCTTACCCTTCTCAAATAATGATCAAAAAAATATCCAATATTTTAACCAGGAGATTTTCAATCATATCAGTGGGGCTTTGCAGAAGAGAGCGCGGCCAATTTCAAAAGAACTTAATCCAGGAGCCAAACTGATTTCTATCATTGCCTGTTTGCTGTACATTTTGCCTTATGGAATAATTCAAAAAATAGTACGCAACAAGACCAGGAATACTATTTTTTATGACGCTGTTCTTTTTACAACCATGTTATTGTTATACCCGGTTTATTTATTGTTAATCACCTGGCTGTTTCATTTTTTGCATTTACCGTTTACGTGGATAGTGTTGATGATTTTATTACACCTGCTTGCCGGCTGGTATGCGGTACAATGCTTACCTTACCCTTTTAAAAACAGACCCGAAAATGGAAAATATAAAGAAACTAGGTAA
- the recA gene encoding recombinase RecA codes for MSNVEKLKALKLTIDKIDKDFGKGSVMLMNERSQEPMEVISTGSIGLDTALGVGGLPKGRIVEIYGPESSGKTTVAIHVIAEAQKKGGMCAIIDAEHAFDSSYAQKLGVDVDNLLISQPDYGEQALEIADRLILSGALDVVVIDSVAALVPKGELEGEMGDSKMGLQARLMSQALRKLTATINKTNTVCIFINQLREKIGVMFGNPETTTGGNALKFYASVRLDIRRMTQIKDGDEAIGNRVKVKVVKNKVAPPFRAAEFDIIFGEGISKLGEIIDMGVELGIVQKSGSWFSYDNNKLGQGRDAVKKLLQDNPELANEVEAKIRAKVSEVKAAAEV; via the coding sequence ATGAGTAACGTAGAAAAACTGAAGGCCCTGAAGCTGACGATTGATAAGATAGACAAGGATTTTGGCAAAGGCAGTGTGATGTTGATGAATGAGCGGAGCCAGGAGCCGATGGAAGTGATTTCTACGGGCTCGATAGGGCTGGATACGGCCCTGGGTGTAGGAGGATTGCCCAAGGGAAGGATCGTGGAAATATACGGCCCTGAATCGTCTGGTAAGACAACTGTTGCGATACATGTAATTGCCGAAGCGCAAAAAAAAGGCGGTATGTGCGCGATCATTGACGCGGAGCATGCTTTTGATAGTTCTTACGCCCAGAAACTGGGTGTAGATGTGGATAACCTGCTGATCTCTCAACCGGATTATGGAGAACAGGCTCTTGAAATTGCCGACCGCCTTATTCTTTCAGGCGCATTGGATGTAGTAGTGATAGATTCTGTAGCGGCATTGGTACCGAAAGGAGAACTGGAGGGTGAAATGGGCGACAGTAAAATGGGTCTGCAGGCCAGGTTGATGAGCCAGGCATTGCGTAAGCTCACTGCTACGATCAACAAAACCAATACGGTTTGTATTTTCATCAACCAGTTGCGCGAGAAGATCGGGGTGATGTTTGGAAACCCGGAAACCACCACCGGTGGTAATGCATTGAAATTCTATGCATCCGTTCGCCTGGACATACGCCGCATGACACAGATCAAAGACGGAGACGAAGCCATTGGTAACCGCGTGAAGGTAAAAGTGGTAAAAAATAAAGTGGCGCCCCCTTTCCGTGCCGCAGAATTCGATATCATTTTCGGTGAAGGTATCAGCAAACTGGGAGAGATCATCGATATGGGTGTTGAACTGGGCATCGTACAGAAAAGCGGAAGCTGGTTCAGCTATGATAACAATAAACTGGGACAGGGCAGGGATGCAGTAAAGAAACTGTTGCAGGATAATCCCGAACTGGCCAATGAAGTGGAAGCTAAAATACGGGCCAAGGTATCGGAAGTAAAAGCCGCCGCAGAAGTATAA
- the nadA gene encoding quinolinate synthase NadA yields MNIQEAEKNIEQKGFLDLEVDVKLDLFAEIERLKKEKNAILLAHYYQEPDIQDVADYIGDSLGLAQKARQTDADIIVFAGVHFMAETAKILNSSKKVLLPDLKAGCSLADSAPAAPFTAFKEKHPNHIVISYINCTAEIKALSDIICTSGNAEKIIESVPKDQPIIFAPDRNLGAYLSKKTGRNMVLWNGACMVHEIFSLEKITKLKMRHPNAKLIAHPECEEPVLAIADYIGSTTQLLKYSQTDTTMEYIVATETGILHQMQQAMPGKTFIPAPPNNSCACNDCPHMKLNTLEKLYLCMMYEKPEILMDEELRLAAKKPMDRMMEISKAAGLIG; encoded by the coding sequence ATGAACATTCAAGAAGCGGAAAAAAATATTGAGCAGAAAGGATTCCTCGACCTGGAGGTAGATGTGAAGCTGGATCTTTTTGCAGAAATTGAAAGGCTTAAAAAAGAAAAGAACGCGATCTTGCTGGCGCATTATTACCAGGAGCCAGATATACAGGATGTGGCTGACTATATTGGAGATAGCCTGGGGCTTGCCCAGAAAGCCCGGCAGACCGATGCTGATATCATTGTTTTCGCCGGGGTTCATTTCATGGCGGAAACTGCTAAAATCCTTAACTCTTCGAAAAAAGTACTCCTGCCCGATCTCAAGGCCGGCTGTTCCCTGGCCGATAGCGCGCCTGCTGCTCCTTTCACGGCTTTTAAAGAGAAGCACCCCAATCATATCGTTATTTCCTACATCAACTGTACTGCGGAGATCAAAGCTTTGTCAGATATTATCTGTACTTCGGGTAATGCAGAGAAGATCATTGAAAGTGTTCCTAAGGATCAGCCAATCATTTTTGCGCCCGACAGGAACCTGGGTGCTTATCTGAGTAAGAAAACAGGCCGTAATATGGTACTGTGGAATGGCGCCTGCATGGTGCACGAGATATTCAGCCTGGAAAAGATCACCAAACTGAAAATGCGCCACCCGAATGCCAAATTGATTGCGCACCCCGAATGTGAGGAACCGGTGCTGGCTATTGCCGATTATATTGGCAGTACTACCCAATTGCTTAAGTACTCGCAGACCGATACCACGATGGAATATATTGTGGCTACAGAGACCGGTATCCTGCACCAGATGCAGCAGGCCATGCCAGGAAAAACATTTATCCCCGCTCCACCGAATAATAGTTGCGCCTGCAATGATTGTCCGCACATGAAGCTCAACACCCTCGAAAAGCTCTACCTGTGTATGATGTATGAAAAACCCGAAATTCTCATGGATGAGGAATTAAGGCTGGCGGCCAAAAAGCCGATGGACCGCATGATGGAGATCAGTAAAGCAGCAGGATTGATTGGTTGA